In Trifolium pratense cultivar HEN17-A07 linkage group LG7, ARS_RC_1.1, whole genome shotgun sequence, a genomic segment contains:
- the LOC123897056 gene encoding transcription factor PRE6-like, whose translation MSSRRSRSRQSGVSTEISDAQINDLVTKLQQLIPELARRSNKVSAAKVLQETCNYIKNLHREVDDLSDRLSQLLDTIDPNSAQAAIIRSLLM comes from the exons ATGTCTAGTAGAAGATCTCGTTCGAGACAATCCGGTGTTTCCACTGAAATTTCTGATGCTCAAATTAATGATTTGGTTACCAAGTTACAACAACTTATCCCTGAACTTGCAAGGCGTTCCAACAAG GTTTCAGCTGCTAAAGTGTTACAAGAGACTTGCAATTACATCAAAAACTTGCATAGAGAGGTTGATGATCTAAGCGACCGATTGTCACAACTTTTGGACACCATAGACCCTAACAGTGCTCAAGCAGCTATCATTAGAAGCTTACTTATgtga
- the LOC123897057 gene encoding sucrose transport protein SUC3 isoform X1: protein MTGKSGSVSIHVPYKNLRNDSSAPEVELVGVNEPRHRIDLNSPRSDQLPTKNKVSLTHLVLSCTVAAGVQFGWALQLSLLTPYIQTLGIGHAFSSFIWLCGPITGLVVQPCVGIWSDKCTSRFGRRRPFILAGSLMISFAVILIGFSADIGYILGDTNEHCRTFKGTRTRAAVIFILGFWMLDLANNTVQGPARALLADLAGPDQRNVSNAVFCSWMAVGNILGYSSGASGMWNKWFPFLTNRACCEACGNLKAAFLVAVVFLTLCTLVTLYFADEVPLTTASQHHRLSDSAPLLDDEEPNGIELSKQKPLSVMNETNGKISEDHSEEVVKKKHGEDQTENLMDGPGAVLVNLLTSLRHLPPAMHSVLVVMALTWLSWFPFFLFDTDWMGREVYHGDPKGTTAEVDLYDQGVREGAFGLLLNSVVLGISSFLIEPMCKWMGARLVWAVSNFVVFVCMAGTAIISLISVHDYSGGIEHAMGASEGIKVASLVVFVLLGFPLAITYSVPFAVTAELTADSGGGQGLAIGVLNLAIVAPQMIISLGSGPWDALFGGGNIPAFVLASICALAGGIVATLKLPNLASNAFKSSGFHFG from the exons ATGACGGGGAAGTCTGGCTCAGTATCGATCCATGTCCCTTACAAGAATCTAAGAAACGATTCTTCCGCCCCTGAGGTTGAACTCGTCGGCGTCAATGAACCTCGTCACCGGATCGACCTTAATTCGCCGCGTTCCGATCAATTACCGACGAAGAATAAAGTCTCGTTAACTCACCTCGTTCTCAGTTGCACCGTCGCCGCTGGTGTTCAGTTTGGTTGGGCTTTGCAGCTTTCTCTTCTCACACCTTACATTCAG ACGTTGGGAATAGGACAtgctttttcttcatttatttgGCTTTGTGGCCCCATTACAGGCCTTGTG GTTCAACCTTGTGTTGGTATTTGGAGTGATAAATGTACTTCAAGGTTTGGCAGAAGACGTCCATTCATTCTTGCAGGATCTCTTATGATCTCGTTTGCG GTGATATTGATCGGGTTTTCTGCAGACATTGGATATATATTAGGGGATACAAATGAGCATTGCAG AACATTTAAAGGGACCCGAACAAGGGCTGCTGTTATATTTATTCTTGGGTTCTGGATGCTGGACCTTGCCAACAACACAGTGCAG gGGCCAGCTAGAGCACTTTTGGCAGATCTGGCAG GTCCGGATCAACGCAATGTATCAAATGCTGTCTTTTGCTCATGGATGGCAGTGGGAAACATCCTTGGATATTCTTCCGGTGCTAGTGGAATGTGGAACAA ATGGTTCCCTTTCTTGACAAATAGAGCTTGCTGTGAGGCCTGTGGCAATCTTAAGGCTGCATTTCTTGTTGCTGTG GTGTTTTTAACATTATGCACACTTGTAACCCTATATTTTGCTGATGAAGTTCCGCTGACTACTGCAAGTCAACATCACCGGTTATCAGATTCTGCTCCTTTATTGGATGATGAAGAACCAAATGGCATTGAACTTTCAAAACAAAAGCCGTTATCTGTTATGAATGAAACCAATGGTAAGATAAGTGAGGATCACTCTGAAGAAGTTGTAAAGAAGAAGCATGGGGAAGATCAGACTGAAAATTTAATGGATGGGCCTGGAGCAGTATTGGTTAACTTGTTGACAAGTTTAAGGCATTTGCCACCTGCTATGCATTCTGTGCTGGTTGTAATGGCTCTCACTTGG TTGTCATGGTTTCCCTTCTTTCTGTTTGATACGGATTGGATGGGGAGAGAAGTTTATCATGGGGATCCAAAAGGGACCACTGCTGAAGTAGATCTTTATGATCAAGGTGTTAGAGAAGGTGCATTTGGTTTGCTATTGAATTCT GTTGTGCTTGGAATTAGCTCTTTTTTAATCGAACCTATGTGTAAGTGGATGGGTGCAAGATTAGTATGGGCAGTGAGCAATTTTGTCGTCTTTGTTTGCATGGCGGGCACTGCTATCATTAGTCTAATTTCTGTCCATGATTATTCTGGAGGGATAGAACATGCAATGGGAGCAAGTGAAGGAATCAAGGTTGCTTCCTTGGTTGTGTTTGTTCTGCTTGGATTTCCACTTGCG ATTACCTACAGTGTTCCCTTTGCTGTTACAGCAGAATTGACTGCCGATTCAGGTGGTGGCCAAG GATTGGCTATAGGAGTTCTAAATCTTGCAATTGTTGCTCCACAG ATGATTATATCCCTTGGTTCTGGTCCATGGGATGCTCTCTTTGGCGGTGGCAATATTCCTGCCTTTGTTTTGGCCTCCATCTGTGCTCTCGCCGGTGGCATTGTTGCAACTCTAAAACTGCCAAATCTTGCTAGCAATGCCTTCAAGTCATCCGGATTTCATTTTGGCTAG
- the LOC123897057 gene encoding sucrose transport protein SUC3 isoform X2, with the protein MYFKVWQKTSIHSCRISYDLVCDIGYILGDTNEHCRTFKGTRTRAAVIFILGFWMLDLANNTVQGPARALLADLAGPDQRNVSNAVFCSWMAVGNILGYSSGASGMWNKWFPFLTNRACCEACGNLKAAFLVAVVFLTLCTLVTLYFADEVPLTTASQHHRLSDSAPLLDDEEPNGIELSKQKPLSVMNETNGKISEDHSEEVVKKKHGEDQTENLMDGPGAVLVNLLTSLRHLPPAMHSVLVVMALTWLSWFPFFLFDTDWMGREVYHGDPKGTTAEVDLYDQGVREGAFGLLLNSVVLGISSFLIEPMCKWMGARLVWAVSNFVVFVCMAGTAIISLISVHDYSGGIEHAMGASEGIKVASLVVFVLLGFPLAITYSVPFAVTAELTADSGGGQGLAIGVLNLAIVAPQMIISLGSGPWDALFGGGNIPAFVLASICALAGGIVATLKLPNLASNAFKSSGFHFG; encoded by the exons ATGTACTTCAAGGTTTGGCAGAAGACGTCCATTCATTCTTGCAGGATCTCTTATGATCTCGTTTGCG ACATTGGATATATATTAGGGGATACAAATGAGCATTGCAG AACATTTAAAGGGACCCGAACAAGGGCTGCTGTTATATTTATTCTTGGGTTCTGGATGCTGGACCTTGCCAACAACACAGTGCAG gGGCCAGCTAGAGCACTTTTGGCAGATCTGGCAG GTCCGGATCAACGCAATGTATCAAATGCTGTCTTTTGCTCATGGATGGCAGTGGGAAACATCCTTGGATATTCTTCCGGTGCTAGTGGAATGTGGAACAA ATGGTTCCCTTTCTTGACAAATAGAGCTTGCTGTGAGGCCTGTGGCAATCTTAAGGCTGCATTTCTTGTTGCTGTG GTGTTTTTAACATTATGCACACTTGTAACCCTATATTTTGCTGATGAAGTTCCGCTGACTACTGCAAGTCAACATCACCGGTTATCAGATTCTGCTCCTTTATTGGATGATGAAGAACCAAATGGCATTGAACTTTCAAAACAAAAGCCGTTATCTGTTATGAATGAAACCAATGGTAAGATAAGTGAGGATCACTCTGAAGAAGTTGTAAAGAAGAAGCATGGGGAAGATCAGACTGAAAATTTAATGGATGGGCCTGGAGCAGTATTGGTTAACTTGTTGACAAGTTTAAGGCATTTGCCACCTGCTATGCATTCTGTGCTGGTTGTAATGGCTCTCACTTGG TTGTCATGGTTTCCCTTCTTTCTGTTTGATACGGATTGGATGGGGAGAGAAGTTTATCATGGGGATCCAAAAGGGACCACTGCTGAAGTAGATCTTTATGATCAAGGTGTTAGAGAAGGTGCATTTGGTTTGCTATTGAATTCT GTTGTGCTTGGAATTAGCTCTTTTTTAATCGAACCTATGTGTAAGTGGATGGGTGCAAGATTAGTATGGGCAGTGAGCAATTTTGTCGTCTTTGTTTGCATGGCGGGCACTGCTATCATTAGTCTAATTTCTGTCCATGATTATTCTGGAGGGATAGAACATGCAATGGGAGCAAGTGAAGGAATCAAGGTTGCTTCCTTGGTTGTGTTTGTTCTGCTTGGATTTCCACTTGCG ATTACCTACAGTGTTCCCTTTGCTGTTACAGCAGAATTGACTGCCGATTCAGGTGGTGGCCAAG GATTGGCTATAGGAGTTCTAAATCTTGCAATTGTTGCTCCACAG ATGATTATATCCCTTGGTTCTGGTCCATGGGATGCTCTCTTTGGCGGTGGCAATATTCCTGCCTTTGTTTTGGCCTCCATCTGTGCTCTCGCCGGTGGCATTGTTGCAACTCTAAAACTGCCAAATCTTGCTAGCAATGCCTTCAAGTCATCCGGATTTCATTTTGGCTAG